A window of the Anoplopoma fimbria isolate UVic2021 breed Golden Eagle Sablefish chromosome 17, Afim_UVic_2022, whole genome shotgun sequence genome harbors these coding sequences:
- the LOC129106499 gene encoding G-protein coupled receptor 61-like, whose product MEPMWNSSRPPPQLTSNMSASFLPEGWALSQSLALLAMLLMDLMAVVGNVAVMAVIAKAPQLHKFAFVFHLCVVDLLAALVLMPLGMLSSRAFFGEALCRSYLFLSVCLVSAAILSISVINVERYYYIIHPMRYEVKMTVGLVASVLVGIWVNALAMSALPLLAWFLQGGRTPLLESSGVGGGGGGTVPSPPAQGHRRCSLHWTGGGSNRMAFMALFTLVYFLCPLLVILVVYCNMFKVARVAAMHHGPLPTWMDTPRRQRSESLSSRSTMVTSSGTGTRTGRDTPQRPFGGGKAAAVLAAVGGQFLCCWLPYFTFHLYSALSASPPAALASLEEVVTWIGYFCFTSNPFFYGCLNRQIREELGKHLPCLFRRAGAEMEERLPSREGSIEENFLQFLQGTGCNMDPQNSHSTSSPKGEACCPVAQSQPPELAQSIPIDFRIPGQIAEETSEFIESEQAKNNHIYKDN is encoded by the coding sequence ATGGAGCCGATGTGGAACTCCTCGCGCCCACCTCCACAGCTCACCTCCAACATGTCTGCCTCCTTTCTGCCTGAGGGCTGGGCTCTGTCCCAGTCGCTAGCCCTGCTGGCCATGCTGCTCATGGATCTGATGGCTGTGGTGGGTAACGTGGCTGTCATGGCGGTCATTGCCAAGGCCCCACAGCTCCACAAGTTTGCCTTCGTGTTCCACCTGTGCGTGGTGGACCTGCTGGCGGCCCTGGTGCTGATGCCACTCGGCATGCTCTCAAGCCGAGCCTTCTTCGGGGAGGCCCTGTGCCGGAGCTACCTCTTTCTCAGTGTGTGCCTGGTTAGCGCTGCCATCCTCTCTATCTCCGTCATCAATGTTGAGCGTTATTACTACATCATACACCCGATGCGCTATGAAGTGAAAATGACTGTTGGGCTGGTAGCGTCGGTGCTGGTGGGGATATGGGTCAATGCCCTGGCCATGTCTGCTCTGCCGCTGCTCGCTTGGTTCCTGCAAGGTGGAAGAACTCCTCTTCTGGAGAGTAGTGGGgtcgggggaggaggaggtgggacaGTCCCATCTCCACCTGCTCAGGGTCACAGGCGCTGCTCACTACATTGGACAGGGGGAGGCTCAAACCGCATGGCCTTCATGGCCCTGTTTACTTTAGTGTATTTCCTGTGTCCACTACTGGTCATTCTTGTTGTGTACTGCAATATGTTCAAAGTGGCTCGGGTGGCAGCCATGCACCATGGGCCTCTGCCTACCTGGATGGACACGCCTCGACGCCAGCGGTCAGAATCACTCAGCAGCCGTTCCACGATGGTTACCAGCTCTGGGACAGGCACTCGGACGGGCAGAGACACTCCGCAGCGTCCCTTTGGGGGAGGGAAGGCTGCAGCAGTGTTGGCAGCAGTAGGTGGGCAATTCCTCTGTTGTTGGCTGCCCTACTTTACTTTCCACCTGTATTCTGCACTGTCTGCCAGCCCTCCCGCCGCACTAGCCTCTCTGGAGGAGGTGGTCACCTGGATCGGCTACTTCTGCTTCACCTCCAACCCCTTCTTCTATGGCTGTCTCAACAGACAGATCCGGGAGGAGCTGGGCAAGCATCTGCCTTGTCTGTTTCGTCGAGCAGGAGCTGAGATGGAGGAAAGACTGCCcagccgtgaaggatccatagAGGAGAATTTCCTCCAGTTTCTTCAGGGCACCGGCTGCAACATGGATCCTCAAAACTCTCACAGCACCTCCAGCCCTAAAGGGGAGGCCTGCTGCCCCGTGGCTCAGTCACAACCACCGGAGCTGGCACAGTCCATACCGATAGATTTTCGTATCCCTGGACAAATTGCGGAGGAGACTTCAGAGTTTATTGAGTCTGAGCAGGCAAAGAACAACCACATATATAAAGACAATTAA